From Pristiophorus japonicus isolate sPriJap1 chromosome 7, sPriJap1.hap1, whole genome shotgun sequence, one genomic window encodes:
- the casp8ap2 gene encoding CASP8-associated protein 2: MDSGDRRRNTDYLCDDLLQQDSFVSPVETDDENSVDIYDGLDTDYQGGGQSASRDGAGTSKNAKDCFDLYEEILTEERTAKEISLKEFQEKSVERERKVEELLRNLQEVQAQNSTLSNENIQLKKNISALIKTARLEIVRKDEEINRLNRRQSRNWIGNPGLHRYHNQPHLPPGSFNVPMMPQTDNKYPNHVLPCPSRPVNAEHRLPTARLNEEGNCFQDGPLTSTNRILEPKRQCDLQKSAPSLSSPHPLLHGEPSGKSSSQTVKVPPHRKNVLMDKTELFPCEERKKVEKINGEHFVRRGSAEKLESSIAELSSPGNKNKELNFPEKIDKVERTSRSTKSHSEMRGTGRQIPEKNDIIRHRFSQDTLITSSKDSPDTRDKRSHAEREERHKEKATRRSDPRDRELKMDRKKDLRNNREDGKDKPRDDKLRSRPTEKEREPERRRFEKTRESSKLAIPASPRKSSRRNTCVAVEHTAREKERKIESKNSGKERSMEDSRDRRTKQSNRKVQDDEISKDSGKQSGKNDDRNLKKDESKKDEKGKSESKEDRRDHSTGRRSSRDRDCAQREKKHRSEKDKTTLSEGNERMTERYCVDNTQKRAEESIHGNRTASLPTPIDEQNSIRDTDPKLQFMETLQLTISPVKRPSTVLFEVGVEMQYSQLLSEDEVVGFAERTAFEEPDFHFERCSKKASEARAMDKNCESESPMGESEIHVPPGNREPAELEMMPSAQLKGDEEEENFQVILVEDAPPQALECDSTADDPEKLTQIVVETMGTVEVISEAICEVTESSMPLVEIDCTDTEEHTQPVGSPSEMNSEGFGEMNEKSQQLAEADSVTIDGQDGSSFCPIKVDSTTNNEKIVSLNVVEKPEDPDPSVNVSAVAVDEWIGNPEPDFSGCELQQTNGSAVDTSTVTKTPVKNVCIPDDQEDNSIQSIDFTYIGCIPEPISPLTSPLRPVRPSTLERSGTQAERDVDHKDSAANVQGGGSPGNCTLELNKENQEPLCKAGGKTLGISVEQSCSEEIEDGEIVSDEEECVPQMQNVQMAKGSNNKEKGNPGKKTHKKETRLVISDESALNCSSEALTKIKCVKKQGESEGVSSDQNAERLRLSSPTSSVERNQIKSSVSDLMKALMVARKSVRQKYMKLHKQFEIHRFQRIIEIAFAEFTSVVKRSHFPKSRQQLKTSICAVIENVLLQVKCNGIVNSIFSQLAPNMKEKLWMFVEKQFDFMFDKARETFISCESISLELALEEKRKNEKIIKKRKKNTGVKHLKNKVDKFPKLKRSLFSSEPCLVNNLSGKKKSGKSKPASDDSKCKGTKVLDKCSKNCIKVSAGRISKADFRPCTKDKNALSVTQVSSNTSNDAPVNSSTAKDSHDKTELGILTEQQASTLTFNLVSDAQMGEIFKCLLQGSDLLEQGISTLESNSWPIPEKVRPDIGTQLSGIASTLEKAPPVSQVDTISWPPATSNKHTVGLRPPLNLDILDESCMLEVPDKVAQTKDSMINAPEDSNSQKIIESNSVLQMRSSVSSILIEDLAVSLTVPSPLKSDGQISFLTSQNGESLRDGVSEAILAAHYSENAVLDEEDASEQDIHLALDSDNSSSRSSSSSTWNKQISASAFQYQLHPPMQAVVMEKSNDHFIVKIRCRPPDAESTPSSPSAATAVKESQSFELGPSDNHDMETVDETMTACSNVYKALCDQDNAVSETLPNRSLIVEHPADNSKNMEESGLGEDAKVPHSEKDRPSATDLELSLETPSDNVESVMLLTAQTCTATVSEHGSSSGNRKRKSNVKADSTVKRARKDDELLKSTKRKGEETKGKRNTSSSAKKALGKTVVTPEKTMDNSSPSTVSSPTSLPAKNVIKKNGEVVVTWTRENDRAILLDCQQKGANEKTFTYISGKLQRSPRQVSERFHRLMKLFKKSENMSN, from the exons ATGGACAGTGGTGACAGGAGGAGAAACACAGATTATCTTTGTGACGATCTTTTGCAGCAGGACAGTTTTG TTTCTCCAGTGGAGACTGACGATGAAAATTCTGTAGATATCTATGATGGCCTGGACACAGACTATCAAGGAGGTGGACAGTCTGCTTCAC gtgatggtgcaggAACAAGTAAAAATGCTAAGGATTGTTTCGATCTGTACGAGGAGATCCTCACTGAAGAGAGAACTGCAAAAGAAATCTCCTTGAAAGAG TTTCAAGAAAAatccgtagagagagagagaaaagttgaAGAGTTGCTGCGGAATCTGCAAGAAGTACAAGCCCAG AATTCCACTCTGTCGAATGAAAACATTCAGCTGAAAAAGAACATATCAGCACTTATAAAAACCGCTCGTCTGGAAATTGTCCGCAAAGATGAAGAAATTAATCGGCTAAACAGAAG ACAGTCAAGGAATTGGATTGGAAACCCAGGACTCCATCGTTACCATAAtcaaccccaccttccccctgGGTCATTCAATGTTCCAATGATGCCACAGACTGATAATAAATATCCCAATCATGTTCTCCCGTGTCCATCCAGACCTGTAAATGCTGAACACCGCCTGCCGACTGCTCGCTTAAACGAAGAGGGGAACTGTTTCCAAGATGGACCACTCACAAGTACAAATAGAATTTTAGAACCCAAGAGACAATGTGATTTACAAAAAAGCGCCCCATCTCTTTCCAGCCCCCATCCACTCCTACACGGAGAACCTTCTGGGAAATCTTCCTCACAAACAGTTAAAGTGCCGCCGCATCGAAAAAATGTACTGATGGATAAAACAGAACTTTTTCCTTGTGAGGAGAGAAAAAAAGTTGAGAAAATAAATGGTGAGCATTTTGTAAGACGTGGAAGTGCTGAAAAGTTGGAAAGTTCTATCGCTGAGCTGTCAAGTCCTGGAAATAAGAACAAAGAACTCAATTTTCCAGAAAAGATTGATAAAGTTGAGCGAACTTCTCGAAGCACAAAATCACATTCTGAAATGAGAGGCACAGGTCGGCAAATCCCAGAAAAAAATGACATAATTAGGCATCGCTTTAGTCAGGACACACTTATCACATCTTCAAAAGATAGTCCAGACACAAGGGACAAGAGAAGCCATGCTGAAAGGGAAGAAAGGCATAAAGAGAAAGCTACAAGAAGAAGTGACCCCAGGGACAGAGAGCTGAAAATGGACAGAAAAAAAGATCTGAGAAATAATCGGGAAGATGGGAAAGATAAGCCAAGAGATGACAAGTTGAGAAGTCGGCCAACTGAAAAGGAAAGAGAACCAGAGAGACGTCGATTTGAAAAAACTAGAGAGTCTTCCAAATTGGCAATACCTGCAAGCCCTCGAAAGAGCTCTAGAAGAAACACTTGCGTGGCAGTGGAGCACACTGCTAGAGAAAAGGAGCGAAAGATTGAGAGCAAGAATTCAGGAAAGGAGAGGAGCATGGAGGACAGCAGAGACCGAAGAACAAAACAATCAAACCGCAAAGTGCAAGATGATGAGATCTCCAAGGACAGCGGTAAACAAAGTGGTAAAAATGATGACAGAAACCTAAAAAAAGATGAAAGTAAAAAAGATGAAAAGGGTAAATCGGAGTCCAAAGAAGATCGAAGAGACCACAGCACTGGTAGACGTTCTTCCAGGGATAGAGACTGTGCTCAAAGAGAGAAGAAGCATCGGAGTGAAAAAGACAAAACAACCTTGTCTGAGGGTAATGAGAGGATGACGGAAAGATATTGTGTTGATAACACGCAGAAGAGAGCAGAAGAATCCATACATGGCAATAGGACGGCTAGCTTGCCGACCCCAATAGATGAACAAAACTCAATAAGAGACACTGATCCCAAGTTGCAGTTTATGGAAACATTGCAGCTTACTATTTCTCCTGTGAAAAGGCCATCCACTGTTCTTTTCGAAGTGGGTGTTGAAATGCAGTACAGCCAGCTGCTCAGTGAAGATGAGGTGGTAGGGTTTGCTGAAAGAACAGCCTTTGAGGAGCCCGACTTTCACTTTGAGAGATGTTCTAAGAAAGCCAGCGAAGCTCGAGCAATGGACAAAAACTGTGAATCCGAGTCACCAATGGGAGAATCTGAGATTCATGTTCCTCCGGGCAACAGGGAACCCGCAGAGCTTGAAATGATGCCCTCTGCCCAGCTGAAAGGGGATGAAGAGGAGGAAAATTTTCAAGTTATATTAGTGGAAGATGCTCCACCCCAGGCTCTGGAATGTGACAGCACTGCGGATGACCCAGAAAAGTTAACTCAAATAGTTGTAGAGACCATGGGAACCGTGGAAGTAATCAGCGAAGCAATTTGTGAGGTGACTGAAAGTTCAATGCCACTCGTGGAAATTGATTGTACTGATACTGAAGAACACACACAACCTGTAGGAAGTCCTTCAGAAATGAACAGTGAGGGTTTTGGTGAAATGAATGAAAAATCTCAACAGCTTGCAGAAGCTGATTCCGTTACCATTGATGGACAGGATGGGAGTTCCTTTTGTCCAATCAAAGTTGACAGTACAACCAACAATGAAAAGATTGTCTCTCTTAATGTTGTTGAGAAACCTGAAGATCCAGATCCATCTGTAAATGTCAGTGCAGTAGCTGTTGACGAATGGATTGGGAATCCAGAACCAGATTTCAGTGGTTGTGAACTGCAGCAGACAAATGGCAGTGCGGTAGATACTTCAACTGTCACCAAAACACCTGTTAAAAATGTTTGCATACCTGATGACCAGGAAGACAACTCCATTCAGAGCATTGACTTCACCTATATAGGGTGCATACCAGAACCCATCAGTCCATTAACCAGTCCTCTACGTCCTGTTAGACCTTCAACATTGGAGAGATCGGGTACACAAGCAGAGAGAGACGTTGACCACAAAG ATTCTGCCGCAAACGTCCAAGGTGGTGGTTCTCCAGGAAACTGCACTCTCGAGTTGAATAAAGAAAATCAGGAGCCATTGTGCAAGGCCGGAGGAAAAACATTGGGGATTTCAGTAGAACAGTCTTGTTCAGAAGAAATAGAAGACGGAGAAATTGTAAGTGACGAAGAGGAGTGTGTACCTCAAATGCAGAACGTTCAGATGGCAAAAGGGAGCAACAACAAAGAGAAGGGTAATCCAggtaaaaaaacacacaaaaaagaaACAAGACTGGTAATTTCTGATGAATCTGCTCTGAACTGTTCCTCTGAAGCCTTAACCAaaataaagtgtgttaaaaaacaaGGGGAATCAGAAGGGGTGTCATCAGATCAAAATGCTGAAAGGTTGAGACTGTCCTCACCAACAAGTTCTGTGGAAAGGAATCAGATTAAATCCTCAGTCTCTGACTTGATGAAAGCCTTAATGGTTGCTCGAAAGAGTGTCCGGCAAAAGTACATGAAGCTTCATAAACAGTTTGAAATCCACAGGTTTCAACGAATTATTGAAATTGCCTTTGCAGAATTCACCTCCGTAGTTAAAAGGTCCCATTTTCCAAAGTCCAGGCAGCAGTTAAAGACCTCAATCTGTGCAGTAATTgagaatgtactgttgcaggtcaaGTGCAATGGGATTGTAAATAGTATTTTCTCACAGCTGGCCCCAAATATGAAAGAAAAATTATGGATGTTTGTGGAAAagcaatttgattttatgtttgacAAGGCACGTGAGACGTTCATCTCTTGTGAGAGTATAAGTCTAGAATTGGCCTTGGAAGAGAAAAGAAAAAATGAGAAGATAATcaaaaaacggaagaaaaatacAGGGGTTAAGCATCTCAAGAACAAAGTTGATAAATTCCCAAAGCTGAAGAGGTCCCTCTTTTCTTCAGAACCATGTTTGGTAAATAACTTATCAGGCAAAAAGAAGTCTGGGAAAAGTAAACCAGCCAGTGATGACAGCAAATGTAAAGGAACTAAAGTATTGGACAAATGTTCGAAGAATTGCATAAAGGTTTCAGCTGGTCGTATCTCCAAAGCAGATTTTAGGCCTTGCACAAAAGACAAAAATGCGCTGTCTGTGACTCAAGTGAGCTCAAATACTTCAAATGATGCACCAGTAAATTCCAGCACTGCAAAAGATTCCCACGATAAAACTGAGCTTGGCATTCTAACTGAACAACAGGCCTCCACTCTCACGTTTAACCTGGTAAGCGACGCTCAGATGGGCGAGATATTCAAATGTTTGTTGCAGGGCTCTGATCTTCTGGAACAAGGGATTTCAACATTGGAATCTAATTCATGGCCTATCCCAGAAAAGGTGCGGCCTGACATTGGAACACAGCTGTCTGGTATTGCTTCCACTTTAGAGAAAGCTCCACCAGTGTCCCAAGTGGATACTATTTCCTGGCCTCCTGCTACATCAAACAAGCACACAGTTGGGTTAAGACCACCGCTTAATCTAGATATTCTGGATGAAAGCTGCATGTTGGAAGTTCCTGACAAGGTTGCACAAACCAAAGATTCTATGATTAATGCACCTGAGGATTCAAACAGCCAGAAGATAATTGAAAGTAATTCAGTTCTGCAAATGCGTTCCTCTGTTTCCTCCATTCTGATAGAGGATCTGGCAGTTTCTCTTACCGTCCCTTCACCTCTTAAATCAGATGGGCAGATCAGCTTCTTAACATCTCAGAATGGAGAATCCTTGCGTGATGGAGTGAGTGAGGCGATTCTAGCTGCACATTACAGTGAAAATGCTGTCCTCGATGAGGAGGATGCTTCAGAGCAAGATATTCACTTGGCATTGGATTCAGACAATTCCAGCAGCAGGTCGAGCAGTTCTTCGACATGGAACAAACAGATTTCAGCCTCTGCTTTTCAGTATCAGCTCCATCCCCCAATGCAGGCAGTTGTGATGGAAAAATCAAACGATCATTTCATTGTTAAGATAAGATGCAGGCCACCTGATGCTGAATCTACTCCGAGCTCGCCTTCTGCAGCAACAGCAGTGAAAGAGAGCCAGTCATTTGAACTGGGACCAAGCGACAATCACGATATGGAGACAGTTGATGAGACTATGACAGCCTGCAGCAATGTATATAAAGCACTCTGTGATCAGGATAACGCAGTGTCGGAAACGTTGCCTAATCGTTCCTTAATTGTAGAACATCCAGCAGATAATAGCAAAAATATGGAAGAGTCAGGATTGGGTGAAGATGCAAAAGTGCCTCATTCAGAGAAAGATCGACCATCAGCAACTGATCTGGAACTGTCACTTGAAACCCCCAGTGACAACGTTGAGAGTGTTATGTT